In Gemmatimonadota bacterium, one genomic interval encodes:
- a CDS encoding sulfatase-like hydrolase/transferase yields MLTDAGYACTQPDNDINLYVSKEEREQYYNAEDFWENRPEDKPFFMYYRLGSSHASVFKLTPEDARKARSSLLSDDELHDPNDVPVPSFVPDTPLFRERMALFYDALTNVDKQVGEILDELEAQGHSEDTIVVYWGDHGTGYPRGKIHAYDDGLNIPLIMRFPEKYQHLSPAEPGSAVDELVLHMDLCATTLQLSGIPIAEHIQSRNLCGPNRDEPREFVCSARDRLDNNPEVIRTIRTKKYRYFRNFLPHQPYASFYPDGGFFATVPEEGTPERAFWETSCLPGKQKVHDPDGVFLMLGPPVMIKQDGLPEHYQQFQIWQDHKPAEELYDIENDPEEINNLADDPAYSNVKDGLRQNLFGWMIETRDLGLIDEPEIAARAEQYNGISHAVGAHCDNYERILETADLARLGDEAKEELAKRLGDPDCAVRFWAVTGLCSLGVEREMIERLSPLLDDPSISVSLAAGDYLVRAGEGALALPAFERALSSDILWARLRAGAYLSYRSREELQPMKPLIPALEQAINKQEMFGPEHNAQLEKNNYTSGLGGQRDGIVRVWVLERVMKRIELSANF; encoded by the coding sequence ATGCTGACGGACGCCGGTTACGCCTGCACGCAGCCGGATAATGACATCAATCTATACGTCTCCAAAGAGGAGCGTGAACAGTATTACAACGCTGAAGATTTCTGGGAGAATCGCCCTGAAGACAAGCCGTTCTTCATGTATTACAGACTGGGCAGTTCCCACGCCAGTGTATTCAAACTGACGCCCGAGGATGCGCGGAAAGCGCGTTCCTCGCTCTTGAGCGACGACGAGTTGCACGACCCGAATGATGTGCCGGTTCCGAGCTTCGTTCCCGACACCCCCCTGTTCCGCGAACGAATGGCGCTCTTCTACGACGCCCTTACCAACGTCGATAAGCAAGTAGGAGAGATCCTGGACGAGCTTGAAGCGCAGGGGCACAGTGAAGACACTATTGTGGTCTATTGGGGAGACCATGGCACGGGTTATCCCCGAGGCAAAATCCACGCCTACGACGACGGACTGAATATCCCGCTGATCATGCGATTCCCGGAGAAGTATCAGCACCTATCCCCGGCAGAACCCGGCAGTGCGGTTGATGAACTCGTCCTGCACATGGACCTCTGCGCGACGACCCTGCAGCTATCAGGCATCCCTATTGCCGAACACATCCAGAGCCGCAACCTGTGCGGTCCCAACAGAGATGAACCGAGAGAATTCGTCTGCAGTGCCAGGGATCGGCTGGACAACAACCCAGAAGTAATCCGCACAATCCGCACAAAAAAATACCGTTACTTCCGCAACTTCCTCCCCCACCAGCCATACGCTTCGTTCTATCCAGACGGCGGATTCTTTGCCACAGTGCCAGAGGAAGGAACTCCGGAACGCGCCTTCTGGGAGACCTCTTGCCTACCGGGCAAACAGAAGGTCCACGACCCCGACGGCGTATTTCTGATGCTCGGCCCGCCGGTCATGATCAAACAGGACGGGTTGCCTGAGCACTACCAGCAGTTCCAAATCTGGCAGGATCACAAACCCGCCGAAGAGTTGTATGACATCGAGAACGATCCCGAAGAGATAAATAACCTGGCAGATGATCCTGCTTACAGCAATGTGAAGGATGGGTTGCGACAGAACCTGTTCGGCTGGATGATCGAGACCCGCGATCTAGGCTTGATCGATGAACCAGAAATTGCTGCGCGAGCAGAGCAGTACAACGGCATTAGCCATGCAGTCGGGGCGCACTGTGATAATTACGAGCGTATTCTGGAAACAGCAGACCTGGCGCGCCTGGGTGACGAAGCAAAGGAAGAACTCGCAAAACGACTTGGTGATCCCGACTGCGCCGTGCGTTTCTGGGCTGTTACCGGCCTTTGCTCGCTCGGTGTGGAACGCGAGATGATCGAGCGCCTGTCCCCCCTTCTTGACGATCCCTCAATCAGCGTCAGCCTGGCCGCTGGGGACTATCTGGTGCGGGCAGGCGAAGGCGCCCTGGCCCTGCCTGCTTTTGAGCGCGCGCTGTCGAGCGATATCCTCTGGGCGAGGCTACGAGCCGGTGCCTATCTGTCATACCGCAGTCGCGAAGAACTCCAGCCCATGAAACCGCTTATTCCCGCCCTGGAGCAGGCCATAAATAAACAGGAGATGTTCGGACCGGAACACAATGCGCAACTCGAAAAGAACAATTACACAAGCGGGCTTGGTGGGCAGCGGGATGGCATCGTCAGGGTGTGGGTATTGGAGCGGGTGATGAAGAGAATCGAACTGTCCGCTAACTTTTAA
- a CDS encoding BNR-4 repeat-containing protein, which yields MDTEKQTDFSVVPFGSGGQLKMIYDRRQRPQAIFINNRVYIVYNGGAPMDAEVREKTYPFVISFNPETKSSSSPIQLGTKGSNDQHYCPIIWADNDDFLHILSGCHKTPGTHLISKKVADIGNSVEDWSPAPEIRNSLSYPTVYHIYNNRQVVYFRTGEHRSSWSYLISDNEGKTWSGPENDVTDLNMGEETATVDNPMDLNEWSSYHTCFPSKDGKFLHAVFCSYDDNKKDIPEKFYNPRYGTKKNLGLKYNLYYVKINLQTHEVANFDGETVRTPIDIGTANDKCKIWNTDWRGAGVPPDIVIDENDNPAFLHVLSEDVPDRCNYYYVRYINHEWIQTVITPATDDWNSCYLRQDESGTLHAYLIVGDHKFIKGKRGNMDSKGGGDIEEWISTDSGFTWQRVRDLTPRAPEYAGWKFNNIQPIKDPKGNVRDGMLLFYGWKDSELCKAKGFLIIDQKW from the coding sequence GTGGACACTGAGAAACAAACGGATTTTTCTGTTGTTCCCTTTGGAAGTGGGGGACAATTAAAAATGATCTATGACAGAAGGCAGCGCCCTCAAGCCATCTTTATCAACAATCGAGTATATATCGTCTATAATGGCGGGGCACCAATGGATGCTGAGGTCAGGGAAAAGACATATCCTTTTGTTATCTCTTTTAACCCCGAGACAAAGTCCTCCTCATCCCCCATACAGCTGGGAACCAAAGGCTCAAACGACCAGCATTATTGCCCCATAATCTGGGCTGATAATGATGACTTTTTACATATTTTGTCAGGTTGTCACAAAACGCCAGGAACACATTTAATATCCAAAAAGGTAGCGGATATTGGAAACAGTGTAGAAGACTGGTCTCCAGCCCCTGAAATAAGAAACTCGCTTTCTTACCCTACGGTTTATCACATATACAATAATAGACAAGTGGTTTATTTCCGAACAGGAGAGCACAGAAGTTCGTGGTCATATTTAATTTCAGACAATGAAGGTAAAACCTGGTCAGGGCCTGAAAATGATGTCACAGATTTAAACATGGGGGAAGAAACGGCAACAGTAGATAATCCGATGGACTTGAATGAGTGGTCTTCTTATCACACTTGCTTTCCGAGTAAAGATGGAAAGTTTTTGCACGCCGTATTTTGTTCTTATGATGACAATAAGAAGGATATCCCAGAAAAGTTTTACAATCCCCGTTATGGAACCAAAAAGAATCTCGGGCTCAAATACAATCTCTATTATGTAAAAATCAACCTTCAAACGCATGAGGTTGCGAATTTTGATGGCGAGACAGTCAGAACGCCCATTGACATTGGCACTGCAAATGACAAATGCAAGATTTGGAATACCGATTGGAGAGGCGCAGGCGTTCCACCTGATATTGTCATAGATGAAAATGACAATCCGGCCTTTTTGCATGTGCTATCAGAAGACGTGCCCGACAGGTGCAATTACTATTATGTGAGGTATATTAACCATGAATGGATACAGACGGTTATCACCCCTGCCACTGATGATTGGAACAGTTGCTATCTCAGGCAGGATGAAAGTGGCACGCTGCATGCTTATCTGATAGTAGGTGATCACAAATTTATAAAAGGAAAACGTGGCAACATGGACTCCAAAGGTGGAGGAGATATTGAAGAGTGGATCTCCACAGATAGTGGATTCACCTGGCAAAGAGTGAGAGATTTGACGCCACGTGCCCCGGAGTATGCCGGTTGGAAATTTAACAATATTCAACCGATCAAAGATCCAAAAGGAAATGTAAGAGATGGCATGCTCCTCTTTTACGGGTGGAAAGACAGTGAACTGTGTAAAGCGAAAGGATTTCTGATTATAGATCAAAAATGGTGA
- the rhaM gene encoding L-rhamnose mutarotase: MQRNAFKMQLKPGYEAEYKKRHDEIWPELAEELGKAGVSDYSIFLDEETLTLFAVQKLADDNTADELPETAIVKKWWAYMADIMDTNPDNSPVCIPLQEVFHQD, translated from the coding sequence ATGCAACGCAATGCTTTCAAGATGCAGCTAAAGCCCGGCTACGAAGCCGAGTACAAAAAGCGCCACGATGAAATTTGGCCCGAACTGGCTGAAGAATTGGGCAAAGCTGGCGTCTCGGACTATTCAATTTTTCTCGATGAAGAGACACTGACACTCTTTGCCGTGCAGAAGCTGGCCGACGACAATACTGCAGATGAGTTGCCGGAGACCGCAATCGTCAAGAAATGGTGGGCCTACATGGCCGATATCATGGACACCAACCCCGACAACTCGCCGGTCTGCATACCGCTACAGGAAGTTTTTCACCAGGATTAA
- a CDS encoding alginate lyase family protein: MYPDKEADLLKAFSPAEPIFTVDPDYIKRARSLSKREDNPCGQALKALLVKADAALKQEPLTIVNKPILPASSDKHDYMSVGPYWWPDPDKPDGLPYIRRDGEVNPEVEKTDRPLLAKFISTVKTLGLAYGFTQREDYAAHAALLLRTWFMNPETKMNPNLLFGQAIPGICEGRGIGLIETAAFAREMLPAVSFLRDSKNWSQKDMEDLQAWFHAFLEWMLKHPYGVDEARHGNNHSSSYDIQVVTFALFVGQSDLARMILKGVGERRIADQIEPDGQQPLELARTKALGYASMNLELLLELAEIGRQWGIDLANYESTDGRSMRRAFDWLYPYWVGDREWTLPQIQPFSGEPAFRCLRLAAYLYLNMDFEPVKAELACMNQKEKAQQIYNLLVPPFEGSGLHALRISEDVVIRDPQVLVDPELANGDPALLPDPEFVNGDPTLSEAEVAFFKENGFLVKRGFLQEKETFDRIVDYVWENVPREIVKRDDVQTWFDAPHGQWTAADAEKAGQFARGTWKMRSRKIGTEPFFVDKIANHPRMRQLVSLFIGEPVKRSNRVRGVYCIFPKPPNSESRLAPHGDHTAAQLSAMVFVDTVPPHSGGFTIWPGSHYMSHLYHTTVYGPLDPDLAEPYSKARDNVLREIAPVEFSGKAGDVVFWHPRLIHGGGVNRSADRDRPVVRLVVPCEYQRDGMTPYFNLSHGPAPNRQWWVDTRNFREDVPATVDNMWDGWTFDTGTTDAGDCSV, encoded by the coding sequence ATGTATCCAGACAAAGAAGCTGATCTGCTCAAGGCGTTTTCACCTGCTGAACCCATATTTACAGTAGATCCCGATTATATCAAGCGGGCGCGCTCGTTGAGCAAACGGGAAGATAACCCGTGTGGGCAAGCCCTTAAAGCCCTGCTTGTGAAAGCGGATGCCGCTTTGAAGCAGGAACCGCTGACCATTGTGAACAAACCGATCTTGCCTGCCAGTAGTGACAAACACGATTACATGAGTGTTGGACCTTACTGGTGGCCAGACCCCGATAAGCCTGACGGTTTGCCTTATATCCGACGAGATGGCGAGGTCAATCCCGAGGTCGAGAAAACGGACCGCCCTTTGTTGGCAAAATTCATTTCAACGGTGAAAACGCTGGGGTTAGCGTATGGTTTTACACAGCGAGAAGACTACGCGGCGCATGCTGCATTGTTGTTGCGAACATGGTTTATGAATCCCGAAACCAAGATGAACCCAAACCTGTTGTTTGGACAGGCCATACCCGGGATATGCGAAGGGCGAGGTATCGGGCTTATTGAGACAGCGGCATTTGCACGCGAGATGCTCCCTGCGGTCAGTTTTTTGCGCGACTCTAAGAACTGGTCCCAAAAAGATATGGAAGATTTGCAGGCCTGGTTTCACGCGTTTCTCGAATGGATGTTGAAGCATCCTTATGGGGTTGACGAAGCGCGTCATGGCAATAACCATTCGAGTTCTTATGATATTCAGGTTGTGACATTCGCGCTTTTTGTGGGGCAATCAGATCTTGCGCGAATGATATTAAAAGGGGTGGGAGAAAGAAGGATTGCCGATCAGATTGAGCCAGATGGTCAACAGCCTCTGGAACTCGCACGCACAAAGGCACTTGGATACGCGAGTATGAATTTGGAGCTTCTTTTAGAACTCGCTGAAATTGGCCGACAGTGGGGTATTGATCTCGCCAATTATGAATCTACCGATGGGCGATCCATGCGACGCGCCTTTGATTGGCTTTATCCCTACTGGGTGGGCGATCGCGAGTGGACACTTCCACAGATTCAACCCTTTTCTGGAGAGCCCGCATTTAGATGTCTGAGGCTCGCTGCTTACCTTTATTTAAATATGGATTTTGAGCCTGTGAAAGCCGAATTGGCATGCATGAATCAGAAAGAGAAAGCGCAACAAATCTACAATCTTTTAGTGCCGCCATTTGAAGGGAGCGGTTTACACGCGCTCAGAATTTCCGAAGACGTCGTCATCCGTGATCCCCAGGTATTGGTCGATCCAGAATTAGCGAACGGAGACCCCGCCCTCTTGCCCGATCCAGAATTTGTGAATGGAGACCCAACCCTCAGTGAAGCCGAAGTCGCGTTTTTCAAAGAGAATGGTTTTCTTGTGAAACGCGGGTTTCTGCAAGAGAAGGAGACGTTTGACCGGATCGTGGATTATGTGTGGGAAAATGTGCCGCGTGAGATTGTCAAACGCGACGATGTGCAAACGTGGTTCGATGCGCCACACGGGCAGTGGACAGCGGCGGATGCCGAAAAGGCAGGACAATTTGCGCGCGGCACCTGGAAGATGCGCTCGCGTAAAATTGGTACAGAGCCTTTTTTTGTCGATAAGATCGCCAACCACCCACGTATGCGGCAGTTGGTTTCATTGTTCATCGGCGAGCCGGTTAAACGTTCAAACCGGGTGCGAGGGGTCTATTGTATATTTCCAAAACCACCAAATTCGGAAAGTCGTTTGGCCCCCCATGGAGACCATACAGCGGCTCAATTGTCTGCAATGGTTTTTGTAGATACGGTGCCTCCGCACTCTGGTGGCTTTACAATCTGGCCGGGGTCACATTACATGAGTCACTTGTATCACACTACTGTTTACGGTCCCCTTGACCCCGACCTCGCAGAGCCATATAGCAAAGCCCGTGACAATGTGCTGAGAGAGATTGCGCCAGTGGAGTTTTCCGGCAAAGCAGGGGACGTTGTTTTCTGGCATCCTCGCCTTATTCACGGGGGAGGTGTCAATCGCTCTGCTGACCGCGATCGACCTGTCGTGCGTCTCGTTGTTCCCTGTGAGTATCAACGAGATGGTATGACGCCATATTTTAACCTGTCGCATGGACCAGCACCAAACCGTCAGTGGTGGGTCGATACCCGAAACTTTCGAGAGGATGTGCCAGCGACCGTTGACAACATGTGGGACGGATGGACATTTGATACCGGTACAACAGACGCCGGGGACTGCTCAGTGTGA
- a CDS encoding polysaccharide lyase family protein, producing MFKKIGFGRFAACILLISIQCMISTPVFAEASMLVESGNRIILENNSVSMTIQKSTGRIISLEHQGDSLLSPRQFGYFTILASYVDDSDTNYMAGKESSARAKFLRDQNPEFNIHVNNPEMIDVSFTPKQPAGFPFKMELHYVLRAGDSGFYYYVVASKPGDTGDAVLTQLRFGMRLNDSMVNIRVNDKLSGVIPDSKAISSAKGMVMDATHALQSGEVDTKYNWSSPTQEALVHGLHNGKQGVWMVTPSNEYLCGGPTKQHNTSHATDRGPIILKLLYSHHYGSRGDYVSGKWEKIFGPVFVYMNKGEDARHLWYDAKREGEKHRKHWPYSWLQHPEYPIDRAVVTGQFKDTGLTHHSNGWVVLARPQEYRGLDWQQQGAENYIYRARMAADGSFAIPAVRKGRYTLYAFAPDMIGEFRKDDVTIDATGEVKLGSLQWSPRSFGKLLWRVGKPDRTAAEFRRGDDHRHWGLWFNYQKDFPEDVDFAVGKSKERSDWNYAQMAIWEEKGGWQPRIQPADRTGEGNWRLPAWKIRFQYDDKPVSGRATLTIALAAVNRDGGIAIGLNGKPLDEITGLENDSALPRSGIYGRFSEHFIAFDASLLRAGENVLTLDLLPLKKHRGQRQNYPHFGVMYDYLQLEIDLQ from the coding sequence ATGTTCAAAAAGATTGGATTTGGCAGATTCGCGGCGTGCATTCTGCTTATATCCATCCAGTGTATGATCAGCACGCCGGTTTTCGCAGAGGCTTCGATGCTTGTTGAATCTGGCAATAGAATCATCCTCGAGAACAATTCCGTTTCGATGACGATCCAAAAATCTACGGGGCGGATTATCTCGTTGGAACATCAGGGGGACTCTCTCCTATCTCCCAGGCAGTTTGGATATTTCACCATCCTGGCCAGTTATGTCGATGATTCGGATACAAACTATATGGCGGGTAAAGAGTCGAGTGCGAGGGCAAAATTTTTGCGCGACCAAAACCCCGAGTTCAACATCCACGTCAACAACCCGGAAATGATCGATGTTTCATTCACCCCCAAACAACCCGCAGGTTTCCCGTTCAAGATGGAACTCCATTATGTCTTGAGAGCGGGTGATTCGGGGTTCTATTATTATGTTGTGGCCAGCAAACCCGGGGATACGGGCGACGCCGTACTGACACAGCTTCGTTTTGGGATGCGCCTAAACGATTCGATGGTGAATATCAGGGTCAATGACAAACTCTCTGGTGTGATTCCGGATAGCAAGGCAATATCCAGCGCAAAGGGCATGGTGATGGATGCCACACATGCGCTCCAATCGGGAGAAGTGGATACAAAGTATAACTGGTCATCTCCAACTCAGGAGGCTCTTGTACACGGTTTGCACAATGGAAAGCAGGGCGTGTGGATGGTCACGCCGAGCAATGAATACCTCTGCGGCGGTCCGACAAAACAACACAATACCAGCCACGCGACTGATCGGGGTCCGATCATCCTGAAGCTGCTCTATTCTCACCACTACGGCAGCAGAGGGGATTACGTCAGCGGTAAATGGGAGAAGATCTTCGGGCCGGTATTTGTTTATATGAACAAAGGTGAAGATGCCCGGCATTTGTGGTATGATGCAAAGCGCGAGGGTGAAAAACACCGAAAGCACTGGCCCTACAGCTGGCTACAACATCCGGAGTACCCGATCGACAGGGCTGTGGTTACGGGACAATTCAAAGATACGGGTCTGACACACCACAGCAATGGATGGGTCGTTCTGGCGCGGCCCCAGGAATATCGAGGACTGGACTGGCAGCAGCAAGGCGCAGAGAACTACATCTACCGCGCCAGGATGGCGGCTGATGGTTCCTTTGCAATACCGGCTGTCCGAAAAGGAAGATATACGCTTTATGCATTTGCCCCTGACATGATTGGCGAGTTTAGAAAAGATGACGTCACGATCGACGCAACCGGCGAAGTCAAACTCGGCAGTCTGCAGTGGTCACCCCGTTCTTTCGGCAAGTTGCTCTGGCGTGTCGGAAAACCAGACCGAACTGCTGCTGAATTTCGACGCGGAGATGACCATCGCCACTGGGGGCTATGGTTCAATTACCAGAAGGATTTTCCCGAGGATGTCGATTTCGCGGTCGGAAAGAGCAAAGAGCGAAGCGACTGGAATTATGCACAGATGGCAATTTGGGAAGAGAAAGGCGGATGGCAACCCCGCATACAGCCTGCTGACCGGACTGGAGAAGGCAACTGGCGACTGCCTGCCTGGAAGATCCGATTTCAATACGATGATAAGCCAGTGTCCGGACGTGCGACCCTCACAATCGCCCTGGCGGCGGTGAATCGCGATGGGGGTATCGCTATCGGCCTCAATGGCAAACCTCTGGACGAGATTACCGGTTTGGAGAACGACAGTGCGCTTCCTCGCAGTGGCATCTACGGGCGCTTCAGTGAGCACTTTATTGCGTTTGATGCGTCGCTGTTGCGTGCAGGAGAGAATGTGTTGACACTCGACCTCCTCCCACTAAAAAAACACCGCGGACAACGACAGAACTATCCTCACTTTGGCGTTATGTACGATTATTTGCAACTGGAAATCGATTTACAATAA
- a CDS encoding sulfatase-like hydrolase/transferase, giving the protein MTQERPHILILTADQLRADSMGCAGHPRVKTPVIDSLANDGMRFSNCHTVSPVCQPSRVSFITGTYPHNHGIWYNRGELPINYPTLFSQLRDAGYHTATVGKSHLWSHKKVSHLREGEPYLQALGFDDIDELGGPRGSLNSDSYFTDYLREKDLFELFVSDTRERVRDPKLVKPAVFEEDDHMDGYVGRRSVEFVDSAPGDRPTCLFVNFPGPHDPWDAPGKYATMYDPSDSPPAIGVPPRPATLPDEVAQKEDFKTEPGLTAEIAAAIRANYDGKITFVDHWCGEILAAYERRGWLDDLCVVFWSDHGEMTGDHGRVFKRTFHESALRVPLILRWPGRIPAGTVCDALVETIDVGPALLEALGLDQLQMSLGQSLGHLFADPTAHHRTEVLSEIFYGGSRNTMVKTERHKYVMDQHGRGYMLYDMQQDPDEQHNLIGDPEHRDTENEMRDTLLRRLAASAFVMDSVNL; this is encoded by the coding sequence ATGACACAAGAACGACCACACATACTCATTCTTACGGCGGACCAGCTACGGGCGGATTCTATGGGTTGCGCCGGTCATCCACGGGTCAAAACGCCGGTCATTGACTCGCTTGCCAACGACGGCATGCGGTTCAGCAATTGCCACACCGTGTCGCCGGTCTGCCAGCCGTCGCGCGTGTCGTTCATCACTGGCACCTACCCTCACAACCACGGCATCTGGTACAACCGCGGCGAACTGCCGATCAACTACCCGACGCTATTCTCCCAATTGCGGGACGCTGGCTACCACACGGCAACCGTGGGCAAGTCTCACCTCTGGAGCCACAAGAAGGTGTCTCATTTGCGCGAAGGCGAGCCGTATCTGCAAGCGCTCGGCTTTGACGACATTGACGAACTCGGTGGACCGCGGGGGAGTCTCAACTCGGACTCGTACTTCACCGACTACCTGCGCGAGAAAGATCTGTTCGAGCTCTTCGTCAGCGACACGCGCGAACGGGTTCGCGACCCAAAGCTCGTCAAACCGGCGGTGTTTGAGGAGGACGACCACATGGACGGGTACGTGGGCAGGCGCTCGGTCGAGTTCGTCGATTCTGCGCCCGGGGACCGTCCGACCTGTCTGTTCGTCAATTTCCCCGGACCACATGACCCGTGGGACGCGCCGGGGAAGTACGCCACCATGTACGATCCGTCCGATTCGCCACCCGCCATCGGCGTGCCACCACGCCCCGCCACGCTCCCCGACGAGGTCGCCCAAAAGGAGGACTTCAAGACGGAGCCGGGCCTGACCGCCGAAATCGCCGCTGCGATCCGGGCAAATTACGATGGCAAGATCACATTCGTCGATCACTGGTGCGGTGAGATCCTTGCGGCGTATGAACGACGTGGCTGGCTCGATGATCTCTGCGTCGTGTTCTGGTCCGATCACGGCGAAATGACCGGCGATCACGGCAGGGTGTTCAAACGCACCTTTCACGAATCTGCATTGCGGGTCCCCCTGATCCTGCGCTGGCCCGGACGGATACCGGCCGGTACTGTCTGCGACGCACTGGTGGAAACCATTGACGTCGGCCCTGCCTTGCTGGAAGCCTTGGGGCTCGACCAGTTGCAGATGTCCCTTGGGCAGTCGCTGGGGCATCTGTTCGCGGATCCGACCGCGCACCACCGCACCGAGGTGTTGTCAGAGATTTTCTACGGCGGTTCGCGCAATACGATGGTGAAAACCGAACGCCACAAGTACGTCATGGATCAGCACGGCAGGGGGTACATGCTGTACGACATGCAGCAGGACCCGGATGAGCAGCACAATCTGATCGGCGATCCCGAGCATCGGGATACGGAAAACGAGATGCGGGACACGCTGCTTCGTCGCCTCGCTGCCAGCGCGTTTGTCATGGACAGCGTGAACCTTTGA